A DNA window from Microcystis aeruginosa NIES-843 contains the following coding sequences:
- a CDS encoding glycosyltransferase: MSHVPQVSVIIPCYNQGRYLDDAITAVLVQTYQNFEILVIDDGSTEPETIEILQDYQQPKTRIIRTENQGVATARNLGIAQAQGTYILPLDADDKIADSYLEKAVALLEGNEQLGIVYCEAEYFGDRQGIWPLPEYEFPDILVDNMIFCSGLFRKSDWETVGGYNTNLIYGWEDHDFWLSLIELGREVYRIPEVLFFYRQKADSMSRSMTAEHYIYSYTQLFYNHPQLYSQNIQAIFAALVTLKVDIFAQLEQARERIKQLEIHQQELQQELQKTQLDYRERDEELQKADSKIAAMEKSKFWQMRRVWIKMQKLLGLLEKDPIYS; the protein is encoded by the coding sequence ATGAGTCATGTTCCTCAAGTTTCCGTGATTATTCCTTGCTATAATCAAGGTCGCTATCTTGATGATGCGATCACAGCTGTTTTAGTGCAAACATACCAAAACTTTGAAATCCTTGTCATTGATGATGGATCCACAGAACCGGAAACCATCGAGATTTTACAAGATTATCAACAGCCAAAAACCCGGATCATCCGCACAGAAAATCAAGGGGTTGCCACAGCGAGAAATCTAGGAATTGCCCAAGCGCAAGGAACCTATATTCTTCCTCTTGATGCCGATGATAAAATTGCCGATTCCTATCTAGAAAAAGCGGTTGCTTTGCTAGAAGGTAATGAGCAATTAGGTATAGTTTATTGCGAAGCGGAGTATTTTGGGGATAGACAAGGAATTTGGCCGCTGCCTGAGTATGAATTTCCCGATATATTAGTAGATAATATGATATTTTGCTCCGGTTTGTTTCGGAAATCCGATTGGGAAACTGTGGGGGGCTATAATACTAATTTAATTTATGGTTGGGAAGATCACGATTTTTGGTTATCTCTGATCGAATTAGGTCGAGAAGTCTATCGTATCCCAGAAGTGTTATTTTTCTATCGACAAAAAGCTGATTCTATGAGTCGCTCAATGACCGCAGAACACTATATTTATTCCTACACGCAACTTTTTTATAATCATCCCCAACTTTACTCCCAAAATATCCAAGCCATTTTTGCTGCTTTAGTTACCTTAAAAGTCGATATATTCGCTCAGTTGGAACAGGCTAGAGAACGAATTAAACAATTAGAAATTCATCAACAAGAATTACAACAAGAATTGCAAAAAACCCAATTGGATTATCGAGAAAGAGACGAGGAATTACAAAAAGCTGACAGTAAAATAGCCGCCATGGAAAAAAGTAAATTCTGGCAAATGAGAAGAGTTTGGATTAAAATGCAAAAATTGCTAGGTTTGCTGGAAAAAGACCCAATTTATTCCTAA
- a CDS encoding DUF2949 domain-containing protein, which yields MEAHQQKQLRTFLLEKLAISPRSLDMAVRLCEASVGSLPMVLWQYGLIDLSQLNQVFDWMETV from the coding sequence ATGGAAGCTCATCAACAAAAACAACTCCGCACTTTCCTCTTGGAAAAATTAGCAATTTCCCCCCGTTCCCTCGATATGGCTGTGCGTCTCTGTGAAGCATCGGTGGGTTCTTTGCCGATGGTTTTATGGCAGTACGGTTTAATCGATTTGTCGCAATTGAATCAAGTTTTTGACTGGATGGAAACTGTATAA
- a CDS encoding nitrate reductase associated protein — translation MTTFFDFEAEFVDSLRCLPMTVRMKLDTCGVKLKLSHWMQLSQPERMVLVNMACTTAAEAKIYRDFLQKLIAEKTGNPPEELAIDPAPAWLDDSQIPDTVREKAREFQIEISLEQWQKLPPSQRFALIKLSRPGHENLNFYPALKEFHIVDA, via the coding sequence ATGACCACCTTTTTCGACTTTGAAGCCGAATTTGTTGACTCCTTACGTTGCCTACCGATGACCGTAAGAATGAAACTAGATACCTGTGGAGTTAAATTAAAATTATCCCATTGGATGCAGTTGAGTCAACCGGAAAGAATGGTATTAGTTAATATGGCTTGTACGACGGCAGCAGAAGCCAAAATCTATCGAGATTTTCTGCAAAAATTAATCGCCGAAAAAACTGGCAATCCCCCGGAAGAACTAGCAATAGATCCCGCTCCTGCTTGGCTAGATGATAGCCAGATTCCCGATACAGTCCGAGAAAAAGCTAGAGAATTCCAGATCGAAATTAGTTTAGAACAATGGCAAAAATTGCCACCATCCCAACGGTTTGCCCTGATTAAACTCAGTCGTCCGGGTCATGAAAATCTCAACTTCTATCCGGCCCTGAAAGAGTTCCATATAGTCGATGCCTAA
- a CDS encoding prephenate/arogenate dehydrogenase, whose protein sequence is MNIGIIGLGLIGGSLSLDFRSQGYKVLGVSRQQYTCDIAVQKGVVDESSTSLELLATADLIFICTPIHLIVPTLQKLTPYLKPQAIVTDVGSVKGAIVANCGQLWPNFVGSHPMAGKTEQGINAAQCGLFVNAPYLITPLESTPNFAVEILTEIVQKLGCKIYYSSPEEHDRAVAWISHLPVMISTSLIQACAKEQDLNIRKLAENLASSGFRDTSRVGGGNPELGLMMAKYNRQALLISLTNYRQNLDQIVDYIAGEKWQEIEEILVSSHQYRAKFIQ, encoded by the coding sequence ATGAATATTGGCATTATTGGACTGGGTTTAATTGGTGGTTCCTTGAGCTTAGATTTCCGCTCACAAGGTTATAAAGTTTTGGGAGTTTCTCGTCAACAATACACCTGTGATATCGCTGTACAAAAAGGAGTGGTAGATGAATCTAGTACCAGTTTAGAATTATTGGCTACTGCCGATTTAATCTTTATTTGTACTCCCATACATTTAATTGTGCCAACTTTGCAAAAATTAACTCCCTATTTAAAACCCCAAGCCATTGTCACCGATGTGGGATCAGTTAAAGGGGCAATTGTAGCCAATTGTGGCCAATTGTGGCCAAATTTTGTCGGTAGTCATCCTATGGCTGGGAAAACCGAACAGGGAATTAATGCGGCACAATGTGGTTTATTTGTCAATGCCCCATATCTGATTACTCCCCTTGAATCTACCCCTAACTTTGCCGTGGAAATCTTAACTGAAATCGTGCAGAAATTAGGCTGTAAAATTTATTATTCTTCCCCCGAAGAACACGATCGAGCCGTGGCATGGATTTCCCATCTGCCAGTAATGATTAGTACCAGTTTAATCCAAGCTTGTGCGAAAGAACAAGACCTGAATATTCGCAAATTAGCGGAAAATTTAGCTAGTTCTGGTTTTCGCGATACCAGTCGCGTCGGTGGTGGCAATCCCGAATTAGGTTTAATGATGGCTAAATACAATCGTCAAGCTTTATTGATATCCTTGACAAATTATCGGCAAAATCTTGATCAAATTGTTGACTATATTGCAGGAGAAAAATGGCAGGAAATAGAGGAAATTCTCGTTTCTAGTCATCAATATCGAGCCAAGTTTATTCAATAA
- a CDS encoding cupin domain-containing protein: MLIRKLLECEEFIAGDHTRLRELLHPDKQPLNLRYSLAHAWVDVGETSTPHALKTAEVYYILQGQGEMHIDEEVQLVTVGAAIYIPPLAKQYIHNCGEEPLIFLCIVDPAWRLEDEIIFE; this comes from the coding sequence ATGTTAATCAGAAAACTGCTCGAATGTGAGGAATTCATCGCCGGTGATCATACCCGATTGCGCGAGTTATTGCATCCCGATAAACAGCCGTTAAATCTACGTTATAGTTTAGCCCACGCCTGGGTAGATGTGGGGGAAACTTCTACTCCCCACGCTTTAAAAACTGCGGAAGTTTATTATATTTTGCAAGGACAAGGGGAAATGCACATCGATGAGGAAGTGCAATTAGTGACTGTCGGTGCTGCCATTTATATACCTCCTCTAGCTAAACAATATATTCATAATTGTGGGGAGGAACCCTTAATTTTCTTGTGCATTGTCGATCCTGCTTGGCGACTAGAAGACGAAATTATCTTTGAGTAA
- a CDS encoding SRPBCC family protein: MTWLEHSVQVEVDAPIDLVWDLWSDLEQMPQWMKWIESVKILEEEPELSRWKLASGGLEFTWLSRILKIVPHQMIQWESVDGLPNRGAIRFYDRHGRSIVRLTAAYAIPGWLGKLMDNLFLGRVVESTLQADLERFRLYALNIVNNTPPR, from the coding sequence ATGACTTGGTTAGAACATAGTGTACAGGTAGAAGTGGACGCGCCGATCGATCTGGTTTGGGATCTCTGGTCAGATTTAGAACAAATGCCCCAGTGGATGAAATGGATCGAATCGGTGAAAATTCTAGAGGAGGAGCCAGAGCTTTCCCGTTGGAAGTTAGCCAGTGGTGGTCTAGAATTTACTTGGTTGTCACGGATACTGAAAATTGTCCCCCACCAGATGATTCAATGGGAATCCGTGGACGGTTTGCCTAACCGCGGGGCCATTCGTTTTTATGACCGTCATGGTAGGAGTATTGTGCGACTGACAGCAGCCTATGCTATACCAGGTTGGTTAGGAAAATTGATGGATAATCTTTTCCTCGGTCGAGTGGTGGAATCAACCCTGCAAGCCGATCTAGAGCGTTTTCGCCTTTATGCTCTCAATATTGTCAATAATACGCCGCCAAGGTGA